The DNA region GCCAATGATCGCACCGGAACGGTGGTTGACCGCCTTTGAAGACGCGGAGTTCAAGGAAGAAGTTCGTCCCCTCATTCTCAAGCAAAACGCCATGCAGCTTCTCGGCGTCACCGGCTGAATCGGTCGTCTAGTAGAAGCCGGGGCCAATCACGCCAATTGCGCAATAGCCCTAATATTGTTATGATTCATAACACAAGGGAGGAGCTATCATGAATGCTGTAAGTGTGCCCCTACGGCAGGTCCGGATGGGCCGGTTGGCCGTGCGGGTGCAGGAACGCGAGGACGGATCGATGATTGTGGCCTCCGACGAGGCACTCGGCCCCTATCCCCGGTCAATCATCGACGCAATCGAAGTCTGGGCAGAGAAGACGCCTGACGTTACCATGGTGGCAGACCGCGGTTCTGATGGTGAGTGGCGCAAACTCACTTACCGCCAGGTAACCGAGCTGCTTAGGCCGCTCGGCCAGGCACTCCTCAATGCAAACCTCTCTAGCGAACGGCCGCTGGCAATACTTTCCGGCAACGAGGCGGAACACCTGCTGCTGGGCTTGGCAGCCATCTCGGTCGGCGTGCCATACGCGCCGGTCTCCCCTGCTTATTCGTTGCTGTCGAGCGACTTCGGCAAACTCAGGCACATCATAGAGAAGCTCACGCCCGGTATGGTCTACGCGTCGGACGGCGCTGCGTTCGGTCCAGCGATAGCCGCCGTGGTTCCCGCAGAGATCCCGCTCCTGGTGCGCAGCAATCCGCCGTTGAGCCGCGTGAGCCTCACTTTCGATGAGCTGTTGACCACTAGTGTAAATACGGCGGTAGACGACGCGAGGGCGAAGGTCACGCCTGACACCATCGCCAAGGTACTCTTCACCTCTGGCTCTACGGGAATGCCCAAGGGAGTCGTTACGACCAATCGTATGATGTCGTGCAATCAGGAGATGATCCGGTCAGCTTTGGCATTTCTACAGGACGAGCCACCGGTACTACTGGACTGGATGCCTTGGAATCACGTGGCTGGCGGAAGTCACAACACCGGTATCGCCTTCTTCAATGGAGGCACCTTCTACATCGACGATGGTCAGCCCACGCCGAAGGGCATCGCAAAGACGCTGCGCAACTTGCGCGAGGTACAACCCACGGTCTACTTCTCCGTGCCGAAGGGATACGAGTTCCTGGTGGCTGCCTTCGCCGACGATCACGAGGTTCGTCGAAGCTTCTTCTCAAGAATGAAACTCATGCAGTATGCTGGGGCTAGCCTATCCCAGCACGTTTTCGACGGCTTGAACGAAGCGGCTCAAGCCGAATTGGGCGAGCGAGTTACGATCATCACTGGATACGGCTCTACCGAGACGGCCCCGTTTGCGTTCACTACCACGTGGGCGGCGCCTCAAGCAGGTCACATCGGTTTGCCCGCGGCCGGCATGACCATCAAGCTTGTTCCTAACGGCGACAAGCTAGAGGTCCGGCTAAAGGGGCCGAACGTCACTCCGGGTTACTGGCGAGACGAGGAAAAGTCGAAAGCGGCATTTGACGAAGAAGGTTTTTATTGCATCGGCGACGCCATACGCCCCCTCGACCCGCTAGACATTTCAAAAGGCTTCGCCTTCGACGGGCGCGTCAGCGAGGACTTTAAGCTTTCTACCGGGACTTGGGT from Devosia sp. RR2S18 includes:
- a CDS encoding feruloyl-CoA synthase — translated: MGRLAVRVQEREDGSMIVASDEALGPYPRSIIDAIEVWAEKTPDVTMVADRGSDGEWRKLTYRQVTELLRPLGQALLNANLSSERPLAILSGNEAEHLLLGLAAISVGVPYAPVSPAYSLLSSDFGKLRHIIEKLTPGMVYASDGAAFGPAIAAVVPAEIPLLVRSNPPLSRVSLTFDELLTTSVNTAVDDARAKVTPDTIAKVLFTSGSTGMPKGVVTTNRMMSCNQEMIRSALAFLQDEPPVLLDWMPWNHVAGGSHNTGIAFFNGGTFYIDDGQPTPKGIAKTLRNLREVQPTVYFSVPKGYEFLVAAFADDHEVRRSFFSRMKLMQYAGASLSQHVFDGLNEAAQAELGERVTIITGYGSTETAPFAFTTTWAAPQAGHIGLPAAGMTIKLVPNGDKLEVRLKGPNVTPGYWRDEEKSKAAFDEEGFYCIGDAIRPLDPLDISKGFAFDGRVSEDFKLSTGTWVNFAAVRKAVIDACAPLIRDVVLTGADRNYIGALIFPDVEACIRCAALPAGTGAGDVIAHPEITRRFQESLAQLAQKATGSSNHVARALVMSAPPSIDAGEVTDKGSINQRTVLAARKYLVEQLHAEDAQEPVLHLPRTEQR